The genomic stretch CTGTGCCTCCTCGAGCAGGGTCGAGAACGAGTCGAATCCGTAGTAGCTCTCGTTGAAGTACGGCTTCTTGCGCTGCATCGTCTGCTTGACCATCGATCCCCAGATCACGTCCTTGTTCTCGCGCTTCAAGGCCAGGATCGAGTCGAGCATCAGGCGGAACACCTCGCGGCGCTTCTCCGGCAGCTGGTCGAGGGACGGAAGACCCGCGGCGGGCCCGCGCACGAGGTCCTCGTAGAAGATGAACTCGTCGCAGTTGGAGACGAGGAGGTCCGACGAGGAGTTCTTCACGCCGACGCCGAGCGTCCGCTTGTCGTTCTCCTTCAACTTCGAGACGAGCGGCGAGAAATCGGAATCCCCGGACGCGATCACGAAGGTCGTGATGTGCCCCTTCGAGTAGCAGAGGTCCATCGCGTCGACGACGAGCCGGATGTCGGCCGAGTTCTTCCCCGTGTAGCTCCGCTGCGGGATGTCGATCAGCTCGATCGCGTTCTCGTGGAAGGGCCGCTTGTAGTCGAGGTAGCGGCTCCAGTCGGCATAGGCCTTCTTGTAGACGATCTTCCCCTTCTCGAGCAGCCGCTCCAGCATGAGGTCGATGTCGAACTTCGGATACTTCGCCTCCCGCGCGCCGATCGCGAGGTTGTCGAAGTCGATGAAGACCGCCAGGCGCTGTTCGTCGTTGGAAGAGGTGGGCATCGGGGACGGCCCTCCGCTGGAGGTGAACATCACGGTCTCGGACGGCGCGAACGCCGGCGGCGCCGGAGGTGCCGGCGCCTCGAAGACCTCGAAGGGAGGCGCGAGAGCGGCGGCCACGGCGCTCTCCCCCGTCGTTTTCTTCCGGTGGCGGACCCCGCCGCGCCGGCTTCGCCGCTTCGGTTTCGCCGCGGCGGAGCCCTCCGGCTCCGTCACAGCTCGCACTCGGCCGGGTCGGCCGGGCTCGTCAGGAGGAACGAGGTCAGCACGGTCGCGACCAGGTCCCCTCCGTCGTCGTACAGATCGATGGTTCCCACGTTGATGCGTTTTCCTTTCTTGACCACGCGGGCGCGGGCGGTGACGTCCGTCCGGGCCCTCTTGAAGTAGTGGATGGTGAGGTCCGCGGTCGCAAACCCCATCTCTCCGTCGAAATTCGTCGAGAGCGCGAACGCCATGGCGGAATCGGCGAGGGTCGCGAGCACCCCGCCGTGAACCGCGCCGTGGCCGTTCGAGATCTCGGGACGGAAGGGCATCCGCAGCGTGCACCCGTCGAGCGAGAGCTCCTCGATCGTCGGATGGAGCATCGCGGCGATCGGGTGGTTTCTGAGCCGGTCGGAGAGTCTCTCCTTCAGGTCCGGCGAAATGCCTTCCATCCGACCGATTCTATACGGTCGGGGCGGGCGGCGGAGGAGACCACCAGGAAAGGATCTTC from Thermoanaerobaculia bacterium encodes the following:
- a CDS encoding NYN domain-containing protein yields the protein MAAALAPPFEVFEAPAPPAPPAFAPSETVMFTSSGGPSPMPTSSNDEQRLAVFIDFDNLAIGAREAKYPKFDIDLMLERLLEKGKIVYKKAYADWSRYLDYKRPFHENAIELIDIPQRSYTGKNSADIRLVVDAMDLCYSKGHITTFVIASGDSDFSPLVSKLKENDKRTLGVGVKNSSSDLLVSNCDEFIFYEDLVRGPAAGLPSLDQLPEKRREVFRLMLDSILALKRENKDVIWGSMVKQTMQRKKPYFNESYYGFDSFSTLLEEAQ
- a CDS encoding PaaI family thioesterase, with product MEGISPDLKERLSDRLRNHPIAAMLHPTIEELSLDGCTLRMPFRPEISNGHGAVHGGVLATLADSAMAFALSTNFDGEMGFATADLTIHYFKRARTDVTARARVVKKGKRINVGTIDLYDDGGDLVATVLTSFLLTSPADPAECEL